A genomic region of Candidatus Pseudomonas phytovorans contains the following coding sequences:
- a CDS encoding acyl-CoA dehydrogenase — MAGKASFNWIDPLLLDQQLTEEERMVRDSACQFAQDKLAPRVLEAFRHEQTDPAIFREMGEVGLLGASIPEQYGGSGLNYVCYGLIAREVERIDSGYRSMMSVQSSLVMVPINEFGTEAQKQKYLPKLASGEWIGCFGLTEPNHGSDPGSMITRARKVDGGYRLTGSKMWITNSPIADVFVVWAKDEAGDIRGFVLEKGWQGLSAPAIHGKVGLRASITGEVVMDNVFVPEENIFPDVRGLKGPFTCLNSARYGISWGALGAAEACWHTARQYTLDRQQFGRPLAANQLIQKKLADMQTEITLALQGCLRLGRMKDEGTAAVEITSIMKRNSCGKALDIARMARDMLGGNGISDEFGVARHLVNLEVVNTYEGTHDVHALILGRAQTGIQAFY, encoded by the coding sequence ATGGCCGGTAAAGCAAGCTTCAACTGGATCGACCCGTTGCTGCTGGATCAGCAACTCACTGAAGAAGAGCGCATGGTGCGTGACAGCGCTTGTCAGTTCGCCCAGGACAAGCTGGCCCCGCGTGTGCTGGAGGCCTTCCGCCACGAACAGACCGACCCGGCGATCTTTCGCGAGATGGGTGAAGTTGGACTGCTGGGGGCAAGTATTCCCGAGCAATACGGTGGCAGCGGGCTGAACTACGTGTGCTATGGCCTGATCGCCCGTGAGGTCGAGCGTATCGACTCGGGTTACCGCTCGATGATGAGCGTGCAGTCGTCGCTGGTAATGGTGCCGATCAACGAGTTCGGTACCGAAGCACAAAAGCAGAAGTACCTGCCCAAGCTGGCCAGTGGCGAGTGGATCGGTTGTTTTGGCCTGACCGAGCCTAACCATGGCTCCGACCCCGGCTCGATGATCACCCGTGCCAGGAAGGTCGACGGCGGCTACCGCCTGACCGGCAGCAAGATGTGGATTACCAACAGCCCGATCGCTGATGTGTTTGTGGTCTGGGCCAAGGACGAAGCGGGGGATATTCGCGGCTTTGTTCTGGAAAAGGGCTGGCAGGGCCTCAGTGCGCCGGCAATCCATGGCAAGGTCGGCCTGCGCGCTTCGATCACAGGCGAAGTCGTCATGGACAATGTGTTTGTGCCAGAAGAGAACATCTTCCCGGATGTGCGCGGCCTCAAAGGCCCGTTTACCTGTCTCAACTCAGCCCGTTATGGCATCTCGTGGGGGGCGCTGGGTGCCGCCGAGGCCTGCTGGCACACCGCGCGTCAGTACACCCTGGACCGTCAGCAGTTCGGCCGCCCCTTGGCTGCCAACCAATTGATCCAGAAGAAGCTGGCCGACATGCAGACCGAAATCACCTTGGCACTGCAAGGCTGCCTGCGCTTGGGGCGCATGAAGGATGAAGGCACCGCTGCAGTCGAAATCACCTCGATCATGAAGCGCAACTCCTGTGGCAAGGCGCTGGATATTGCGCGCATGGCGCGCGACATGCTGGGCGGCAATGGCATCTCCGATGAGTTTGGCGTGGCCCGTCACCTGGTGAACCTGGAGGTGGTGAACACCTATGAAGGTACTCACGACGTGCATGCGCTGATCCTGGGGCGTGCGCAAACCGGTATCCAGGCCTTCTATTAA
- a CDS encoding CaiB/BaiF CoA-transferase family protein has product MGALSHLRVLDLSRVLAGPWAGQILADLGADVIKVERPGSGDDTRAWGPPFLRDAEGENTSEAAYYLAANRNKRSVTIDFTQPEGQQLVRELAAKSDIVIENFKVGGLAAYGLDYQSLKALNPQLIYCSITGFGQTGPYAKRAGYDFMIQGLGGLMSLTGRPEGEEGAGPVKVGVALTDILTGLYSTVAMLAALAHREQTGVGQHVDMALLDVQVACLANQAMNYLTTGNPPRRLGNAHPNIVPYQDFPTADGDFILTVGNDSQFRKFAEVAGQPQWADDPRFLTNKQRVANRAELIPLIRQATVFKTTAEWVGQLEAAGVPCGPINDLAQMFEDPQVLARGLAVSIPHPLAGSVPQVASPIRLSETPVEYRRAPPLLGEHTEVVLGEVLGLEAGEVQRLRDAGVL; this is encoded by the coding sequence ATGGGCGCGCTATCACATCTGCGGGTGCTGGACCTTTCGCGCGTGTTGGCCGGCCCATGGGCTGGTCAGATTCTCGCTGACCTGGGCGCTGACGTGATCAAGGTCGAGCGCCCGGGCAGTGGTGACGATACCCGCGCGTGGGGGCCGCCCTTCCTCAGGGATGCCGAGGGTGAGAACACCAGCGAGGCGGCGTACTACCTGGCGGCCAACCGTAACAAGCGCTCGGTGACCATCGACTTCACCCAGCCTGAAGGGCAGCAACTGGTGCGTGAGTTGGCGGCCAAGTCCGATATTGTCATCGAGAACTTCAAGGTGGGTGGTTTGGCTGCTTATGGGCTGGACTACCAAAGCTTGAAGGCATTAAACCCGCAGCTTATCTATTGCTCCATTACCGGTTTCGGCCAGACCGGCCCTTATGCCAAGCGCGCGGGTTATGACTTCATGATCCAGGGGTTGGGTGGGCTGATGAGCCTGACCGGCCGCCCGGAGGGCGAGGAAGGCGCAGGCCCGGTCAAGGTGGGTGTGGCGCTTACCGACATTCTTACCGGCCTGTACTCCACAGTGGCCATGCTGGCCGCCCTTGCCCACCGGGAACAGACCGGGGTGGGCCAGCATGTCGACATGGCTTTGCTTGATGTACAGGTAGCCTGCCTGGCGAACCAGGCCATGAATTACCTGACCACGGGGAACCCGCCTCGCCGCCTGGGTAATGCGCACCCTAATATAGTGCCTTACCAGGATTTCCCGACGGCGGATGGTGACTTCATCCTTACCGTGGGCAACGACAGCCAGTTCCGCAAGTTCGCAGAGGTGGCCGGGCAGCCGCAATGGGCAGACGATCCACGCTTCCTTACTAATAAGCAGCGGGTGGCAAACCGGGCCGAGCTGATTCCACTGATTCGCCAGGCCACAGTGTTCAAGACGACCGCCGAGTGGGTGGGCCAGCTGGAGGCTGCAGGGGTGCCCTGCGGGCCTATCAATGATCTGGCACAGATGTTCGAGGACCCTCAGGTTCTTGCGCGTGGGTTGGCGGTGAGCATTCCGCATCCGTTGGCGGGTAGCGTTCCGCAGGTGGCCAGCCCTATACGATTATCTGAGACGCCGGTGGAGTATCGACGGGCGCCGCCGTTGCTGGGGGAGCACACTGAGGTGGTTCTGGGGGAAGTGTTGGGGCTTGAGGCAGGTGAGGTGCAGCGCTTGCGTGATGCGGGCGTGCTTTAG